A window of Scophthalmus maximus strain ysfricsl-2021 chromosome 4, ASM2237912v1, whole genome shotgun sequence genomic DNA:
CATCATTAAGCCAATTTCTCTCTCAtgaattgtgtttgttgttgttggtgaaCGACATATTTGGGAAGTCTCAGCAGAGCTGAGCAGAGGGAGCCGTTATGAGGTGCTGCTGAAGCGTGGCGCGGCGAACACAGAAGCGGTGACAGgcatctctcttcttttttatgcTTCACTTCCTCCAGGTGTCCACGCACACAGCCCAACGCAACCTGCCGTCTCTTGAGGGTGTACGTGTGTCTGGGTGTACGCATGtctatgcgtgtgtgtatgtctgtccAGGGCCCAGGTATGCAGCGCTGATTAAACCCATGGCTAAGCGAAAAACACGCCCGGCTGCCAGCTCCAATGACCCTGAATACACATATGGCTGTTTTGGGGAAAACAAATGGGCGGAAAATGGAATACACAAGCACAGCTGGTAcagggaaggaagaggaggggagacagCCGACTCATCCAGAGGAACAGGCAGCCAAACTATTCCACTGAGTCACGGGGAAAGACGATTTTTATAGAttttcttctgtgtgtctgctgtcgTGTGTCTGTTGTGCACCTGTGCGACGTTACCTGCCAAGCATCTCAGAGTTGTTGTAGACAGGGATGTTGGGTCTGATGCTGCTGTTGTAGGGGCCAAAGTGGCAGTTTGGTGCACCAAACCATTCATCAAAACCTTTTTCCAGAGGAAGGTACTGTGGTCTGTGGCCAAGATGCCTGTAGTGACAAAATAAAGAGCACTCAATCGAGTCAAACTACATTTTAAATTGAGACTATTCAACAAATCAAGTATACTTGAGCTACGGCAAACCGACATACGTATTTGGACTTTTGGCTGCAGTGACTTCCTTCAGGTTTGGTTTCCATTCACCTCAGTATGTTATGTAAATCAACTTACAGAGGCTTGAATCTTGTTCCAAACTAGTAGGTCACCTCATCATCATGTCAAATGTAAGTATGGTGATATCAGATGTCAGATTTTTACAACTAGTTGTTGAAAGTACATTTGCTCAAGCGCTGTACTTATCTAGAGATTTGGAGAACTTTTTCTTATCTtaagcattttcattttgtacaacGTTATACTCCTAATCCACTACatttcaattacatttcaaatgttaacAACGGCACTAAACTATTTCACATTGATTATTCGAGGTTATACTCAAAAATAATATGAACACCTTATAaagacaacattaaaatgaactcCACCTCCAGCAACTACAACATTAAAGAGCATCTTAACGCATCAACAATGATGAACCAACAACACAATAATAACACTGAGATGGGACAATGCTTTTACAGTCTGGCACTGCTACTTTTTAAGGATATGAGCTTCTCAATAGTTCTTACACCACTCTAAGCCTTCGGAAACCTCTAACATGGACATGTATCAAAGAGGAGCTCACCACTTGCCGACTATCTTGCTGACGTAGCCCTTTTTCTTCAGCATCTGAGGTAACAAAATCTCATCCTTGGAGATTCCTCCCACTATATCCTGTGGGGTGTAGGCTATAAAAAGGCACAAATTAACAGCACATTAAAAGTGATGAGaaattcaaaaccaaaaatgtattttcagctGGATAAATGGCGCAGATACACTGAGACTGTACCGTTTCTGGCATGGGCATTAGTGGTGTAGAAACCGTTTCTGACGGGCAGCCGGCCGGTGAGAAGTGCAGCTCTGGCTGtggttaaaaagaaacaaaaatgtttttgtaaaaagagTGATTATGATTTCTGTGTTGGTTTCCTATGCTCTCAGTTACTGGGCGAACATAAAGGGTCAAACGTGCTCTTGCCCTTAACCGCACAGAAACGCTCCAGATATATCTTTTCCAACTGTATTTGGTTTTGCAATaaacaaattcaacatttatttagtCTTGGTTGTGTAAGTTCATAGAAATAAAGATTGGTCTGacatgcatctctctcttttcttttctttttttagcatttGTTTTCAATAACTACCAAGACCAATAACAATCATTTATCAATTAGTATTCAAGTATAAGTATATACACACTATATATAAACTGCTGTACATCCACATATCAACAAATAAGACAATTAGCTTCTCAGCTAGAATTACCAGACACTAAaatatgataatgaaaaaaagctggAGTTGAAACCCTTTCGCACACCAGTGATGTTATAATACCATCTTCTTTCATTCTGTAATTTCTTCGCGAGGTTGATTAATGTCTTAGCGTTGCATTTATGCATTTAAATCATTAATCAAGTGTCATCATCATTTTGATAATGTGACAATTAAAGCAAAGTAGAGAATAGAAGAGATGTGTAAATGAGGAACTGCTGTTTTACTCCAATTTAATAGCTGACTCACACGGGGAACAGAGGGGGTTGGCGGTGTAGAAGTTTGGAAGCAGCATCCCCTGAGCAGCCATGGCATCCAGGTTGGGGGTCTCTTTGGAGGGCTGCCCAAACACCCCCAGGTCCCCCCATCCCATCTGGAGAAGAGCAGGGGCGAGTTAATGAACAAGTtaggcatgcacacacgcacgcgcacacacacacgcgcacgcgcagagagagtaagagagagagagagagagagagttagagagagagagagagagagagagagagagagagatccccACACCCCAGAAATTGAGAGAAAACAAGTAACAtcgcagagggggaaaaaaggaaatgacagaaatataCAGTTCTGTCTTTCAGTCGCTGCTGAGCCACAGAACTGTGCTGATGAAGTCATTGACTAAAGTAACTAGCGGGGGGGGAAAGCAAATAACTCACGTCATCCATGAGCATGATGATAATGTTTGGAGACGAAACATTTGACGGCTTCTCTGCCAACGAACAACATATTATTGCACTGAGCAGAGTCAGAGTTGGGGCAGACATCACCCGCAGTGCTGCGCTGCTACAGTCACCTGAGCTCCAGCTTCGAGGAAGTGGGTTTGTTTGTCTTCGTGCGGGTCCTCGGCGCATAGGTTGCGCATACAGCgcattgttaatgtttttttaaatatcaacttgaatacatttgttgttgttttttttaattatatcaaTTTTAgtatgatttgttttcattgtgtacACACGTTAATGTGGTGTAGTAACACAACAGGATTAAATCGTTAAACTATGAACAACCGTAAAAGTATTCCTTGATATTTGGTGCATTCAGGGACGTTTAGTAACTTTTGTACACGCGAACTAAAAACTCAAAATTGTTCggtaattttaaaaatatggaCCATGTAACAAAGCCGAAGGAAAATGATGTTGTAAAATTACCTCATAAATATTTCTACGATACCGCCAAAACGCTTCTTATCGGTCATAAACTTCATAAACTTAACTCAATTCTCACTTCCCCTACAGTTCTTGGACACCGCGCCTCACGTGACAGCGCCTGACAGCTCAGAGGAGGAACACCAACATGGCGGTGTGCATAGCAGTGATCGCTAAAGAGGTGATGGTTGTCGATGTTTTATGTGTccttggttttgtccacactcTGTTCGTTAACGTTAAAGGTGTCCTCCGTATTCTTAGAGTCGTTTCTAAGTCAAATTGTCAGTTTCCACTGAGTGGCCGGAAACTGCAGCAGGTTGAGATGCACCACCAGAGCTAACAACATTAGCATTATTTGAGGGGAGCTGCTGTTACATTTTTTACTGCTATtatgatgggtttttttaataaactgtcGCGTTTAACGAGCTCacaatgcattttgtttgtgttcctgtACTTTGTCCCGTGTCCTGTCTCCAGAACTACCCGCTGTACATCCGCAGTGTGCCCACTCAGAATGAGCTGAAGTTTCACTACACGGTGCACACCTCTCTGGAcgtggtggaggagaagatctCTGCTGTGGGCAAGTCCCTGGGGGACCAGAGAGAGCTGTACCTGGGTCTGCTCTACCCCACCGAAGACTACAAAGTGTATCCTTTGTCCTTATGTCAAAGTTAGTTAAAGGCTACAAGTGCTCATCTGCTAATTAGATCATCTTCCTTTTAGTGAGGTTAGACTGGGATGCAAAGGTAGTTAACAGGATTTCCTAACATAACTCTCATTCAATTGAGGAACAATAACGATTATAAACATCTCTATTATTCGAGAAAGATGCTGAAATCCATATACAGTTGTATCAAGTTGACACATtcagtatttgtttttgttgtttcaggtgaagagaaataaataacacaagcTCTGTTGCGAGGCTATTCTATTGTTAATTAACTTAaaaatagaagagaaaaaacaagaagattTCCTTGACTGGCTCAATAGATATGGGTATGTCACAAACTCCAAGGTGAAGTTTGTCATCGTGGTGGACTCCTCAAACACATCATTGCGGGACAATGAAATAAGGAGTGTAAGTTGAATCTAAACATGTTTAAACTAAGTCAAATAAGAATCCTCCcccaaatgttttaaaaatgtttgataaTCCCACTCTTCTGCTATAATGATATTATGATATCTGCTACTATTATGTGTGCTTTAAATGTgctatttgtttacattttatgtaaaacaaaatgtttgtgatAACTTTtaagtatttgtattttcaattcagTTATTTATGATGTAGTTCATGTtttaactaaaatatcaagcctcaattacatgtctttgtcaaaggtttgataacgataTTTAAGAAATcattgacaaaaatatatatccgtCGATGAATCGAATTTTGTACTCCCCAATATCTATATCGTAATTATTACTAGTATTACTATTTTCTGATGAGCATGCATATGTTATCATGTTTGACCACAATACAGTTTTGTCGTCTCACTAGTAAATTGAGAATTGTCAAGCAATCGTCTGAAAATGTCCCATCAATGAAACACAATTAG
This region includes:
- the trappc2l gene encoding trafficking protein particle complex subunit 2-like protein; this translates as MAVCIAVIAKENYPLYIRSVPTQNELKFHYTVHTSLDVVEEKISAVGKSLGDQRELYLGLLYPTEDYKVYGYVTNSKVKFVIVVDSSNTSLRDNEIRSMFRKLHNTFTDVMCNPFHNPGDTIQSKAFDGIVSGMMVQSG